In Bacillota bacterium, the following proteins share a genomic window:
- a CDS encoding transposase, with amino-acid sequence MGRKPRIEYEDAVYHVIQRGNNREHIFEKDHDKQYIVKQIEQSKRGLGFRLFGYVVMGNHYHLLLQTQQKPLNNIMHRINGNYGRYYNLKYRRSGHVFQGRYKAILVQDERYVL; translated from the coding sequence ATGGGCAGGAAGCCAAGGATCGAATATGAAGATGCCGTGTACCACGTCATCCAGCGGGGGAACAACAGGGAGCACATCTTTGAAAAGGATCACGACAAGCAGTACATTGTCAAGCAGATAGAACAGTCTAAACGAGGTCTGGGGTTCAGGCTGTTCGGTTACGTCGTGATGGGTAACCATTATCATCTTCTCCTACAGACCCAGCAGAAACCCTTGAACAACATCATGCACCGGATCAACGGCAACTATGGACGGTATTACAACCTCAAGTACCGGCGTTCCGGGCATGTTTTCCAGGGGCGCTATAAGGCGATCCTGGTTCAGGACGAACGCTACGTGCTGG
- a CDS encoding transposase has protein sequence MEKKKLVSREQLKQFIKENNLKTTDDVQDMLRDLFSETLQEMLEAEMDHTLGYEKNDDEKNDAKNKETDNRRNGHSRKTVRSEYGDIELGAGGARHLTY, from the coding sequence ATGGAAAAGAAGAAACTGGTATCCCGCGAACAACTCAAGCAGTTCATCAAAGAGAACAACCTCAAGACCACCGATGATGTCCAGGATATGCTGCGGGACCTGTTCTCCGAGACCCTCCAGGAAATGCTGGAGGCCGAAATGGATCATACCCTGGGCTACGAAAAGAACGACGACGAAAAGAACGACGCCAAAAACAAAGAGACCGACAATCGGCGAAACGGCCACAGCCGTAAGACCGTCCGCAGCGAATACGGAGATATCGAACTTGGGGCAGGTGGTGCCAGGCACCTAACATATTAA
- a CDS encoding RHS repeat-associated core domain-containing protein yields MNKKIIFWLNIVFFGTIVYLFPGAAAYAEVQGLEGVLNGRVALQQVNQTRKPQYADRFNAGEMVDPVSGSLTLKVTDVNLPGKDGLDLSIGRIYCSSQAESGTKEVTIDCTTQLVASMLFVDVYIQSKTDGSLYIRRYYFDSEALAYEFYDLFKNGYEDEYEIFLAVCEPDYSTVPVTICNYKSIKDIPNYYLSRYDLGVGWSFAFPSVQIYTYDDGTKYMYFHEGTGSVYRVAFTPDTSDSNLVNYQGKEVQFLEDSGSYSNGQVSSKYKFVGADQRTSFFAEDGRLLGIKDRFGNEIRFTHIIRNASPCISQITDSIGRTVSFNYEGSLTDSGGGTITLSVYDPGNVENLQFQYIKGSARVALNWPSYYEYLVPTLACVKGPTGKECYYEYSQSGLKFDFMNKNTDESSADSDIAFLLTRVKYGESASCYEYEKVMRNLGSMGVTETYRVKERYDQERKSGGYEGRLNDTLYSYTGDYTGYPEEDSEETTERSGTYGFSSQYNITGGLQCKTSFQGSKQQIEVETTASNGEKEKVQNLRFDANFKYLPTLVKVIKPGRDDSAVDNYYIEKSYYDWGGLKTVTQLLTYAQKEDAGLKAKYTTTYEYDPTYKFITRKQWYRNEQTLLSETFSYNAEGRIISETNAKGETANYSYSTTSEGEVTEVTKQLEGGKTARTVSVRGPEAAYAFPTVVKTFYTDDGGASVETRTTNTYDLLLGLVKTSADNEGRTTAYEYDLLGMPTSVKYPDFVNIDGTQYSVEQKTYIDDSGAQTIGSDAGIIPENAGLSVTLVESETVFTNTGSGSSRTYNKVSGYYDGFGNPRLEKLWDDQRGEWVYKAQYNYDALGRPVYSVDAAGNSSSYAYDPWGALCEMTDPFGNLQKSDYDRTTDKITGYFVSSANVANHQADPANNSYKEDVVEAYLDQWDRTIERRAYPNWPDTSGAISETYAYDIAGNLKSYTDPKRNLNEDGFSKEYSYDPLNRVVRVKDAANQLEEVSYTALGGISGICLKENSTAPAAVVFNKSFDELGQMTTKTDPESQSERYAFNSLGLNTRRTDRIGNVFNYGYDEQKRLISDKGTPAGGGTTDEYKYLYDNPFGASDTRAYVADSPDGHTAFGFNPAGQVTDKNNEFTGYSSFNRNSYDPAGRMTAAAIGRDASSYFYTNYGYDKTRLAKVQTNGAQAEDVSGLSCANYEYYPDGKLKSITYPQLAGGIYLTTSYEYDKLGRLESVTNKKGTEVLSQYTYTHDNNGNIESVKEGVYDPTVYTYDKLNRLVSITRPDGTQTGYSYDLRGNRKTLEGSQPAVDGENFGAVFDLRNRLTEVTKGAVTTSFKYRPDGLRYEKNSSGTTVQYHYNLDGKVVAESDGSGNITAYYIWGPDRVLAKKDANTGQYYYYICNGHGDIVQLVDQSGNVVNSYEYDEWGNITSRTEGISNPFKYAGEIYDQETGLYYLRARYYDPVTGRFISEDSLEGQVNNPLSLNLYTYCENDPVDNVDPSGLTPEMLRKLFENYMDRYNVGGSIGWNGASRTATVKLGDITRYYKVDDMAIRYINGRVWVPDSLFYSDFAGLAKTKTLQSSTSPKLNPPTGPYVPHGPFVEGPKPTVRLVPLDIYADKKAGILDIPEYRDNGTANIRLLGVQGNAALSFKKQHIGLGVKGYFVEAERTFICEVFGNKLKLKGAADFGAIGGVAEIRRIPPSIRLGLARIIGLEFSVEVE; encoded by the coding sequence ATGAATAAGAAAATAATCTTTTGGCTTAATATAGTTTTCTTCGGCACAATCGTATATTTATTCCCGGGCGCCGCCGCCTATGCGGAAGTGCAGGGATTGGAAGGAGTCCTGAACGGCAGGGTCGCTCTCCAACAGGTTAACCAGACCAGAAAACCGCAATATGCCGACCGGTTCAATGCAGGTGAGATGGTGGACCCTGTATCCGGTTCTCTAACGCTTAAGGTTACGGACGTCAATTTGCCCGGGAAGGACGGGCTGGACCTTTCCATCGGAAGGATTTACTGCTCGTCCCAGGCCGAATCCGGGACAAAAGAAGTGACTATTGATTGTACAACCCAGTTGGTGGCAAGTATGCTTTTTGTGGACGTCTATATCCAATCAAAAACCGACGGGTCGCTATATATCAGGCGTTACTATTTTGATTCTGAAGCGTTGGCGTATGAGTTTTATGATTTGTTTAAAAACGGTTATGAAGATGAATACGAGATATTCCTTGCCGTTTGCGAACCCGACTATTCAACGGTGCCGGTAACAATATGCAATTACAAAAGCATCAAGGACATACCAAACTACTACCTGTCAAGGTACGACTTGGGGGTCGGCTGGTCTTTTGCCTTCCCGTCCGTGCAGATCTATACTTATGACGACGGCACTAAATACATGTATTTCCACGAGGGCACGGGATCAGTCTACCGCGTGGCCTTTACCCCGGACACCAGCGATAGCAACCTGGTGAATTACCAGGGCAAGGAGGTTCAATTCCTCGAAGACAGCGGCTCGTACAGCAATGGGCAGGTTTCTTCGAAATACAAGTTCGTTGGTGCGGATCAGCGAACGTCATTTTTTGCGGAGGACGGCAGGCTGCTCGGGATAAAGGACCGCTTCGGGAACGAAATTAGGTTTACGCATATAATCAGAAATGCTTCCCCTTGTATATCCCAGATAACGGACAGCATAGGGAGGACCGTAAGCTTTAACTACGAGGGTAGTCTGACCGATTCCGGCGGCGGAACGATAACGCTTTCCGTGTACGACCCCGGAAACGTTGAGAACCTTCAGTTTCAGTACATTAAGGGCTCGGCCAGGGTGGCATTGAACTGGCCGTCGTATTACGAATACCTGGTTCCGACGCTGGCCTGCGTGAAAGGCCCGACGGGAAAGGAATGTTATTACGAGTATTCGCAAAGCGGATTAAAGTTTGATTTCATGAACAAGAATACGGACGAGTCAAGCGCGGACAGCGATATCGCATTTCTCTTAACCCGGGTCAAGTACGGGGAATCCGCCAGTTGCTATGAATATGAAAAGGTCATGAGAAACCTGGGCAGTATGGGCGTGACCGAAACTTACCGGGTAAAAGAAAGGTACGACCAGGAACGCAAATCAGGTGGTTATGAAGGAAGGTTGAATGATACCCTTTATTCATACACCGGAGATTATACCGGATACCCCGAAGAGGATTCTGAAGAAACCACCGAACGAAGCGGGACATACGGTTTTTCATCTCAGTACAACATAACCGGCGGACTTCAGTGCAAGACATCATTCCAAGGTTCCAAACAGCAAATAGAGGTGGAAACAACCGCGAGCAACGGTGAGAAAGAAAAAGTACAGAACTTGCGGTTTGACGCTAATTTTAAATATCTACCCACGCTGGTTAAGGTTATCAAACCGGGGAGAGATGATTCTGCGGTCGATAATTACTACATCGAAAAGTCTTATTACGATTGGGGTGGGCTGAAGACCGTCACCCAGTTGCTGACCTACGCCCAAAAAGAAGATGCGGGCTTGAAAGCGAAATATACGACTACTTACGAATACGATCCCACGTATAAATTTATCACCAGGAAGCAGTGGTACCGGAACGAGCAGACGTTGTTGTCGGAGACGTTCAGCTATAACGCCGAAGGAAGAATAATCTCGGAAACGAACGCGAAGGGAGAGACCGCGAACTACAGTTATTCGACCACCTCGGAAGGCGAGGTAACGGAGGTCACCAAACAGCTGGAGGGCGGGAAAACGGCGAGGACGGTAAGCGTCCGCGGCCCTGAGGCCGCATATGCCTTCCCGACCGTCGTAAAAACCTTCTACACGGATGACGGCGGCGCTTCCGTTGAGACCAGGACTACAAACACTTACGACCTGTTGCTGGGGCTGGTCAAAACCTCGGCGGACAACGAAGGACGCACAACCGCTTACGAGTACGACCTTCTTGGAATGCCTACCTCGGTGAAGTACCCCGATTTTGTCAACATCGACGGTACTCAGTATTCGGTGGAGCAGAAGACATACATCGATGATTCCGGCGCGCAGACAATCGGTTCCGATGCGGGGATTATCCCGGAAAACGCGGGGCTTTCCGTTACGCTCGTCGAGTCGGAGACCGTCTTCACCAACACCGGCAGCGGCAGTTCCAGGACCTATAACAAGGTATCCGGCTATTATGACGGTTTCGGCAATCCGCGGCTTGAGAAACTGTGGGACGACCAACGGGGTGAATGGGTGTACAAGGCGCAGTACAACTACGACGCATTGGGACGTCCTGTTTATTCCGTCGACGCGGCGGGCAACTCAAGCAGCTATGCGTATGACCCGTGGGGCGCGCTGTGCGAGATGACCGATCCTTTCGGCAACCTGCAGAAGAGCGATTACGACAGAACGACGGATAAGATCACCGGCTACTTCGTATCTTCGGCGAACGTGGCCAACCACCAGGCCGACCCGGCGAACAACAGTTACAAAGAAGACGTCGTCGAGGCCTATCTGGACCAGTGGGACAGGACCATCGAGAGGAGGGCCTATCCGAACTGGCCGGACACCTCCGGGGCTATATCCGAGACCTATGCCTACGATATCGCCGGGAACCTTAAATCTTACACCGATCCGAAGAGGAACCTTAACGAAGACGGATTCAGCAAAGAATATTCCTACGATCCGTTAAACCGGGTCGTCAGGGTCAAAGACGCCGCCAACCAGCTCGAGGAGGTCAGCTACACGGCGTTGGGCGGCATATCCGGCATCTGCCTCAAGGAAAACAGCACCGCGCCGGCCGCGGTGGTCTTCAACAAGTCGTTCGACGAACTGGGGCAGATGACGACCAAAACGGACCCGGAATCACAGAGCGAGCGTTACGCGTTCAATAGCCTCGGGCTGAACACCCGGAGAACGGACCGGATAGGCAACGTCTTCAATTACGGGTATGACGAGCAGAAACGCTTAATATCGGACAAAGGTACACCCGCAGGCGGCGGGACGACCGACGAGTACAAGTATCTGTACGACAATCCGTTCGGCGCCTCCGATACGCGCGCGTACGTCGCCGATTCTCCCGACGGCCATACGGCTTTCGGCTTCAATCCGGCCGGGCAGGTTACAGACAAAAACAACGAGTTCACCGGTTACTCTTCCTTCAATAGAAATTCCTACGATCCGGCGGGCAGAATGACCGCCGCGGCGATCGGCAGGGACGCCTCTTCTTACTTCTACACCAACTACGGATACGACAAGACGAGGCTCGCCAAGGTCCAGACCAACGGCGCGCAGGCGGAAGACGTTTCCGGGTTGTCCTGCGCGAACTACGAGTATTACCCGGACGGCAAGTTAAAGTCCATCACCTACCCGCAGCTCGCCGGCGGCATTTACCTGACCACGTCCTACGAGTACGACAAGCTCGGCCGGCTGGAGAGCGTGACCAACAAAAAAGGGACAGAGGTACTGTCGCAGTACACCTATACCCACGATAACAACGGTAACATCGAGTCCGTCAAGGAGGGTGTTTACGATCCTACCGTCTATACCTACGATAAGTTGAACAGGCTCGTTAGCATTACCCGCCCGGACGGGACGCAGACCGGTTACAGTTACGACCTGCGCGGGAACCGCAAAACGCTGGAGGGCAGTCAGCCCGCCGTGGACGGCGAAAACTTCGGCGCCGTTTTCGACCTGAGAAACCGGTTGACGGAAGTGACCAAAGGCGCGGTCACCACGAGCTTCAAGTACCGCCCAGACGGGCTGCGGTACGAGAAGAACTCGTCGGGAACGACCGTGCAGTACCACTACAACCTGGACGGTAAGGTCGTTGCGGAGTCGGACGGCTCCGGGAACATCACGGCCTATTACATCTGGGGGCCGGACCGGGTGCTGGCGAAGAAGGACGCAAACACCGGACAGTATTACTACTACATCTGCAACGGGCACGGCGATATTGTCCAGCTAGTTGACCAAAGCGGCAACGTGGTGAATAGTTATGAGTACGACGAGTGGGGCAACATTACAAGCCGGACGGAGGGGATAAGCAACCCGTTCAAGTACGCCGGCGAGATCTACGACCAGGAAACCGGACTCTATTACCTGCGCGCCCGCTACTACGACCCCGTCACCGGAAGATTCATCAGCGAAGATTCTCTGGAGGGGCAGGTAAACAACCCGCTGAGCTTGAATCTATATACGTACTGCGAGAATGATCCGGTTGATAATGTGGATCCGAGCGGCCTCACCCCGGAAATGCTTAGAAAGTTATTTGAAAATTATATGGATAGGTACAATGTAGGCGGATCAATAGGGTGGAATGGCGCGAGTAGAACGGCTACTGTGAAATTAGGCGATATAACAAGATATTATAAAGTTGATGATATGGCGATCAGATATATAAACGGTCGGGTATGGGTTCCGGACAGCCTGTTTTACAGCGATTTCGCCGGTCTTGCTAAGACTAAGACTTTACAAAGCAGCACATCACCGAAGTTGAATCCACCTACTGGTCCCTATGTCCCCCATGGTCCTTTTGTTGAAGGACCGAAACCGACTGTTAGGTTGGTACCACTTGACATATATGCTGATAAAAAGGCGGGTATTCTTGATATTCCTGAATATAGGGATAATGGAACAGCGAACATCAGGTTGTTAGGGGTTCAAGGTAACGCTGCATTGTCGTTTAAGAAACAGCATATTGGGCTTGGTGTTAAGGGTTATTTTGTAGAAGCAGAAAGAACCTTTATCTGCGAAGTATTTGGCAACAAGCTTAAATTAAAGGGTGCAGCAGACTTTGGAGCTATTGGTGGTGTTGCAGAAATTCGCCGTATACCCCCTTCAATAAGATTAGGATTAGCGCGTATTATAGGGCTAGAATTTTCAGTAGAGGTTGAATGA